In Candidatus Tanganyikabacteria bacterium, the sequence ACAGCGGCGCCGCCTCGGCGGACTGTTCCCTGCGAATGTCCGTGGGCCGAGCGATGAGGCGCTGGGTGAAGAGAGGCCGGGCCGCCTGATCGCCTGGCTTGATCACGAATCGGGGCGGTCCCAGCTGGAGGGTGGCGATGTGGTGCAGGCTATCACGTCGCTGCGGCGTAGCCGTGAGCCCGAGGAGGAAGCGGGCGCGAACCTCCCTGAGCACCCGCTCGAACATCACGGCCGCCGCATGGTGGCACTCATCCACGATCACGAGGCCGTAGTCCGCTACCCGGTCGTCCACTCGTCCGCCGCGTTCGAGACTCCTGATGCTCGCAACGTCGAGCCGGCCGTTCGGGGTGCGCTTCCCCCCGCCGATCTGGCCCTCCTCATCAAGCTCGATTCCGAGGAACATCGCGAGTTGCGCTTTCCACTGGTCAACAAGTTGCTGAGTATGGACCAGGATCAGGGTGTTCACCTTCCGCTGAGCGATCACGTAGATGCCTACGAGGGTCTTGCCTACGTGCTCTTGTCGTACGTTGACCACGTGAATCAGGCGGCCTTACGCCGGACACTTTCGTCTGGTGACGCCGTCGAGTACGGAGGTCATCGGATGATGAGCAAAGGTCGGACGATACGCCGGTACTCCGCCGAGGAGCGCGCAGAAGGCGTACGCGTGACGCTGGCTCTGGGACCCGCGGCGGCGGCAAAGAAGCTGGGAATCCCGGACGGGACGTTGAGCTTCTGGGCGTATGTGCATCGGAAGACGAACGGCGGAGCCGCTCCGGTGGCCGCCCAGGCTGCTGGTTGCGAGAGCGCGAGCGAGAGCA encodes:
- a CDS encoding helix-turn-helix domain-containing protein, with amino-acid sequence MGSEGASPGGQQLDMLPALGQHQRGTPLVQRLLEIRENELVAILVGSQLPVQRQVRQRRRLGGLFPANVRGPSDEALGEERPGRLIAWLDHESGRSQLEGGDVVQAITSLRRSREPEEEAGANLPEHPLEHHGRRMVALIHDHEAVVRYPVVHSSAAFETPDARNVEPAVRGALPPADLALLIKLDSEEHRELRFPLVNKLLSMDQDQGVHLPLSDHVDAYEGLAYVLLSYVDHVNQAALRRTLSSGDAVEYGGHRMMSKGRTIRRYSAEERAEGVRVTLALGPAAAAKKLGIPDGTLSFWAYVHRKTNGGAAPVAAQAAGCESASESNSAPSAPQDAVTSRSEVAGDPATTAPSQNVAKVYTPSQRVQALEYAAKHGPAAASRKFGISRFSLREWRRKAQQHAEGKRSDNPLAGSDENAAELHDQRILAEWRAHPGLGPTQVRNQLRRQGFKVSTHTVRCVLDANGYVTPRSRRQEAHDNF